Part of the Candidatus Aenigmatarchaeota archaeon genome, GTTAAAGGTGCACCACCTCTAGCTCTTGAGGCAGATTGCTCAGAATCAAATGATCTCCACTCTTGACCTCTGTCAATAAAACCTTCTTCCAAGACTAGACCACATTTGGCGCAAACCAATTCACCTCTAGTTTTATCTTCAACAAATAAAGTACTACCACAATCAGGACATTTGTTAGTTTTCATCTTTGTTTCAGACATCATAATCACTTATAAGTAAAGATAGTAAAGTATTTAAAGATTTCGGTCCCCCTTTCTCGATTTATTAATGGGTAATCAATTCTTAGATGACTTAAATAACCAAAAGGCGTCGAGGGTGGGATTTGAACCCACAAGGAGAAACCTCCGCCAGCTTAGCAGGCTGGTGCCATACCAGGTTAGGCGACCTCGACTTTTGGTACTAAATTATTAATTTCTTAAAACTTAATAAATTCAACAGAGTATAATTTATCAAGGAGGTTAAATTATGCCAATTACCGTGAAAGAAATCACAGAGATGTTTGGAAAGGATGTCTTCACCGACAAAGGTTTCTATTGTGGAAAGGTTACAGATATGGAATTTGACCTTTCTAGATTTAAGGTAAGGTCTTTTGTAATAGAGGCTGCAAAAGGAACATTTTTAGGAAAGATGGTTGGTGGAAAGAAGGGGATAATCGTTCCATACCAGATGATACAATCAATTGGAGATGTAGTTCTAATAAAACACATATCCACACCACTCCCAGATGAGGGAGGATCCTAGTGAAGCTACCTAAAAGAACAAAAGAAATGGTATGGACTCGAGTTGGAGAGTCCTATGTCCTTCTCGATCCTGATACCAAGAAAAATATAACCATTGATCCAATAGCATTTATGGTCTGGGTCCAGTGTGACGGCCAAACTGATCTTGAAAGTATGACTGACGTCTTTTCAGTTGATGGTAACAGGGATATAGTTCAGGCAGCCTTAAAGGGTATACTTGAAAAACTAGAAGAATCTGGATTAATAACCTGGAAGGATTAAAAATCTTATTTTAGATTATCTGGGTGCTTGTAGTGTCCTAAATCCTTCCAATTCATAATAAGTTATATCCTGGCCTGGCTGTAATTTACCTTTCAATTCATCTGGTATTTCAAGCTCAAAAGTAGAGTAATCACCCAAATCCATTAATTGGGCTTTCTCACCCATTATTGCCAATACTTGGGCCGGTTTTTTCAAAAGCACAGGGACTGGAACCTTAGCATCAGCAGGTTTTATTATACTCCTTCTCCTCCCATCAAACAAACCTATTCCTTCAACTCGAGCCTTTGCAGCACCATGTTTTCCAGACTTAGAAATAT contains:
- a CDS encoding PqqD family protein, which produces MKLPKRTKEMVWTRVGESYVLLDPDTKKNITIDPIAFMVWVQCDGQTDLESMTDVFSVDGNRDIVQAALKGILEKLEESGLITWKD
- a CDS encoding PRC-barrel domain-containing protein — its product is MPITVKEITEMFGKDVFTDKGFYCGKVTDMEFDLSRFKVRSFVIEAAKGTFLGKMVGGKKGIIVPYQMIQSIGDVVLIKHISTPLPDEGGS
- a CDS encoding translation initiation factor IF-5A codes for the protein MGETVIKNLKKGGFVLIDDVACRVVSVNISKSGKHGAAKARVEGIGLFDGRRRSIIKPADAKVPVPVLLKKPAQVLAIMGEKAQLMDLGDYSTFELEIPDELKGKLQPGQDITYYELEGFRTLQAPR